The Bacilli bacterium PM5-9 genomic interval GTATTTATATAGACCAAGGGATACGTGCTGTAAGATCAGATAAGACGGTAAATAGAATCCTAAACAAAGGTGATATCACTATGATATTGAATGATAAAACTTCATTCGGGAACATCATCGGACGTGTACTTTTAATCGAAGAATCAGGGGTTTATGTATATAACCAGAGAACTGAAAGAATTGAAGTGGATAGTTCAAATTACGATTCACAGTTTATATATACAATGCTAAATGCTCCTGAGATTAGAGATAAAATTATAAAACAAAGTCAAGGAAATACACAGATATACGTCAATTGGACAACGATAGCACAGACTGATTATTTAATACCACAAATTAATGAACAAATAAAAATCAGCAAATATTTTTCAAACTTGGATAACCTTGTCACCCTTCATCAGCGTACGTCATTTTATTATATGTTAACTTAATACTGATAATGATCTCATTACAAGATCAACATCTTGATTCTCTAATTCATGAATAATATGTAGATATGTTTTTTGTGTAGTGGTCATGCTTGCATGTCCAAGTCTGCGTGCAACACTTGCAATAGAAACACCAGCAAAAAGTAATAGCGATGCGTGGGTATGTCTTAATCCATGTATAGATATTATCGGTATATTAACTTTTTTGCAGTGTCTTTCTAAAAAACTATTTACAGTAGAGTTATATATTTTACTTTTCACGAAAATTGGTTTATCATCTGGTAAATTTTTAATTAACTCTGAAAATTGAATAACAGTTTGCCAATCAAGTTGGATTTTTCTAACTGACGATTGGTTTTTTGTTGGCATAAATCCACCATTATCTTTGTAATTCCAAGTTTTATTTATCGTTAGTGTTTGTCTTGAAAAATCAAAATCCTTTGGAGTTAATGCTAATGCTTCAGAGAATCGCATTCCAGTTTTTGCAATTATCATTATTAGCCAACTCCAGTTAACTTCATTTTCTAGTTCTAAACTGTTTAGCAATGTTTGTAATTCAAATTGATTTAAATATTTTGGCTTTTTAACTTTTGGTGTTTTCCCTTTAATTATTGCTTTTCTTGTAGGGTCTCTATCAATTAATCCTTCGTCAACAGCATCAAGAATAGATGCTTTCAATTGATGATGAAAATCCATTGTTGTTTGTCGTTCATGTTGTTTTGCATAGTCATTTAATAATTGTTGATATTTACTTCTAGTTAATTGATATATTTTTAAATTTGGAATTAATTTTTCAAGCCATTTATGTGTCATCATATATTTTTTCATAGTAATTTCTCTAATTGCACCTTCTTTATAAGTTTCTGTCCATCTTAAATAATATTCGTGAAATAATTCATTTTTTTGTTCTTCTTTTGACATTGTTTCGTCCTCCTTATTTAACTGTTTTATTTGTGAAAAATGACATACGCTGATGAAGGGTGATAGTTTTATCAACATTGTATAAAAATGCGCCAATTTTGGTTTGCTCCTCCAAGGATGGAACTGGAACCTCAATATCCATCATTTTTGTTTTGGAAATGTTGTATCTTGAAATCCCTTGCGCCAAGAAGGTTATCTTTTTACGAACTGCTGTCGAACGCAACATAGATGCGCAGTAATCTAATTCTAATTCAACATGAGGTCGATATCCAAAACTGAAACTGTTGAGATAAACGTTGTCATCATGGTATTTCCATACTGATGACATCCCAACTTCTTCTGGTGTTTCTGATGAAGTCGTAAAGAATACATCACCATATTGAACTTCATTTTGTTTTGGATCAATTTCAACTGAATCAAGTTGGTCCAAACTTGACACAGGATTTTGAAAAACGTTCACGTAAGTAACGAATTTTGCGTCACCGTGTCCGAAGTCTTCTTTCCTTTTTCCAGATAGTCCAGTAAAAGTTTTACCCAACTCTCCCAACTTACGCTGTTCCCAAGTTATACATGATTTCATTGTAATAATTATTAAATCATCATGTAAATATAAATACAAGTGTTTCAATAATATCAAAATATTTATTTTTTATAAATATAATTTGTAATTCATTATGCTATAATAGTATAGTAATTTTAGAGGAGTGAATTTATTGAATAATTTATTAAATAACCTTAAAGGAATACATTGGCTTTTTATATGTTTTGCAGTTATTTTTTTTATATTTTTAACTAGAATCTTTATAAATCTTATTTACGCATTTTTTGAAGAATTAGTAAGAAAAAATTTAAAATTTAGTTTTATTTATTTTTATGAAAAAAATAAATTAAGTATGCAAATAATAGGAGTAATTTTCATTTTAATATTTGGTTGTCTAGCAATTTCCATGTTAATTTATTTAATATAATAATTACTGTAATTTAACTATCAAAAAGACTTTTTAATAGTAAGAGTAAGCATAAATTAGTTTTAAATTTTTATATATTTTTTAATTTATATTATGATATAATATTCAACAAAGGAAGTGATTATATGCCTGCATTTGCAACACATTTCTTCTATGCTAAAAAAGTATATGAAGAATCAGATAAAGAAGTAAAAAAACTAATTGAAAGATATCGTAGCTATTATGATTTAGGGGCACAAGGACCAGATATATTCTTTTATTATAAACCATATAAGAGAAATAATATCGCAGCATACGGTTCAAGTCTTCATAACAAACAAGCAAAAAGATTGTTTGAAGAAGCAATTAAAAAAATTAAAGAAGTAGATGATCAAGCAGCATTTGTATATTTATTAGGATTAGGAACACATTTTTCATTAGATAGTAGTTTTCATCCAATAATTAATAAAAAATATACAGAGTTTAATGATCATATGATATTAGAAGCAGAATTAGATAGACGTATTATTGAACAGAATGTACGATTTAAACCACATAAATTTAGAAGAAATCTTTTGATTAATGCAAGATATAAATATGGATATGATTTACAGTTTGTTTATCCAAAAATCGATTCAAAGTATATTGATGAATCAATCTATCAAACTAACTTTTACATGAAAGTATTATATTCACCAAATAATATAAAAGGTAAAATTATTTCGTTATTATGTAAAACATTTATTAAAGGTGCAGATTTTTCAAATTTAATTATTAAGAAAAAACCAAATACTGCTTATGATAAAACAGTAGATGAATTAATAAAAAAATATCCTGATGCGATTACAACAGGAGTTAATAATTTAAAAAACTTAGTTGATGTTTATAATGGAAAAGCAAAAATGGATAAATATTTTTACAATACATTTGAATAATTAAAGGAGAAAAAGATGAAGTTAAATAAATTAGAAAAAAATTGGGTTTTATATGATGTAGGTAATTCAGCATTTATCATGTTGTTGTCAACAATCATTCCCATATATTTTAAAAATATAGCATTAGAAAGTGGAATTGATAATGCAACCTCAACAGCATATTGGGGTTATGCTTTAGCGATTTCCACTTTAATTATTGCATTGTTAGGACCTATATTAGGAAGCCTTGCTGATAATAAAGGATATAAAAAGACTTTATTTGCGATTTTTATGTTACTAGGAACTATAAGTTGCTTTTGTTTGGGATTTTTTAGTAATTGGGTTATTTTTTTAATCGTGATAATGATTATAAGAATAGGATTTAATGGAAGTTTAATTTTTTATGATTCAATGCTAACTGATGTTAGTACAGATGAAAGAATGGATTTTGTAAGCAGTAATGGATATGCATGGGGTTATATTGGTTCATGTATTCCATTTATAGGATGTTTAGTTTTAATTTTACAAGCAGATACAATTGGACTTTCAACGCAATTAGCAACCGCAATTGCCTTTATTATTACATCATTGTGGTGGTTCTTTTTTAGTGTTCCACTATTAAAATCATATAAACAAAAATATTATGTAGAACATCAAGAAAATATTGCAAAAGAAAGTTTTACAAGACTATGGAAAAACTTGAAAAAAATTAAAAATGATAAAGTAATTTTAACTTTTTTAATAGCATTCTTCATTTATATTGATGGCGTATATACAATTATTGAAATGGCAACATCATATGGAAAAGATGTTGGAATTACAGATAATAACCTTTTACTAGCCTTATTATTAACTCAAATAATTGCTTTTCCAGCAGCTCTAATCGTTGGTAAACTAACAAGCAAGTATTCAAGTACACAAATAATTTCAGTATCAATTCTTGGTTATTTAGGAATTGCTTTATTTGCAATACAATTAGATAAAGCATGGGAGTTTTGGTTACTTGCAGTGTGTGTAGCAATTTTCCAAGGTGGAATTCAAGCCTTATCAAGATCATACTTTGCTCAATTAATACCTAAAAATAATTCAAATGAGTACTTTGGTATCTTTGATATTTTTGGTAAAGGAGCAACTTTTACTGGAACATTAATGATGGGAGTAATCACACAAGTAACAAATAGTTCAACAAATGGAGTAATTGGAATTGCTTGTTTATTTGTTTTAGGTTTTATTTTATTTAGATATCATTTGAAAGTAAAGAAAGCAGCTGTTTAAATTGATAGAATATGTTGATGCAAAAACAATCATAACTAAAGTAAATCATACAGGTTGGTTTGATTACGATTATAATATGAACATTTATCGTGGTTGCCATCATGGTTGTATTTATTGTGATAGTCGATCAGATGTTTATCAAGTAGCTGATTTTGATAAAGTAAAACCTAAAAAAGATGCAATAAAAATAATAGAAAAAGAGTTAAAAAATAAAAGAAATAAAGGTGTTATTGGAACAGGAGCAATGAGCGATCCATATAATAAACTTGAAGAAGAACTTCAATTAACAAGACAAGCTTTAGAGATAATTGACAAGCATGGATTTGGTGTGGGGATTACAACCAAGAGTACTCTAATTTTAAGAGATATTGATATTTTAAAAAGAATTGCTTTACATTCACCAGTTATCATTAAAATAACAATTACTTGTGCAAATGATGAATTAACAAAGTTAATTGAGCCAAATGTAGCAAGTAGTAAAGAACGTTTTTTAGCAATTAAAAAATTAAGAGAAGCAGGCATATATGCAGGTGTTATATTGATGCCAGTATTACCATATCTTACTGATTCATGGAATAATATTAATAGTTTATTAATGTTATCAAAAGCAGTAGATGCTAGTTTTATTTATGCAGCTTTTGGCGTTAGTCAAAGAACAGGACAAAGAGCGTATTATCTAAATAAATTAAAAGATATTAGTCAATATGCATACGAAAATCATTTAAAGTCGTTTGGTAATAATTATAGTTGTCCAGCTCATAATGCAAAAGAACTATATAGAAAATATGAATTATTTTGTAAAGAAAATAAACTAACTTATAAAATGAAAGATATTATAAATGGTTATCAAAAGGGGTATCGATGTGAACAAATATCATTATTCTAGTAATATATGATATAATAATTAAGGGAAGTGATGTTATGTCAGAAATAACAAGCAAATTTCAAAATTTAGAAGGATTTTTTCAATTAACAATATCAATTGTTGATATTTTAATTGTAACTCTTTTAATATATGCAGTTTTAATAATTGTTCAAAATAATACAAAAACAATGAGAATATTTAAAGGAACAATAATTGTAATTGTCATAGATATGCTTGCAAAGTTTTTACATTTGACAACATTACAAACGATAACTCAAAATTTAATTAATTGGGGATTTTTAGTGTTTATTATTATTTTCCAACCAGAAATAAGAAACTTTTTAGAAAAAATAGGAAAAACTTCATTTAACAATCATTCATTAATTGCCTTGGATCTTGGTGATAAAGTAATTGATGAAATTGTTAGTGCAGTAATAGATTTAGCACAAAATAAAACAGGAGCACTTATTACAATAGAAAGAGATATTTCATTAAAGGATTTTATCTCTTCAGGAGTTGCTCTTGATTCAGATATTACTAAAGAGTTAATAAAATCAATTTTCAAAACAACAACTCCACTTCACGATGGTGCAATTATTATTCAGGGAAGTAGAATAGCATGTGCATCAACATTTTTCCCACCACCAACAATAGATGTTATCCAAAGTTTTGGTTCAAGACATCGAGCAGCAATTGGAATTAGTGAAATAACTGACTCACTAACAATTGTGGTAAGTGAGGAAAGTGGAGCAATTAGACTAGTTGAATATGGTGAGGTTACCTTAGTTAGTCCAAGTGATTTTAAACAAGTATTTATTACTAAACTAACATCATCTTCAAATGATGAAGATAATGCAGAAAGTGAGGTAAGAAATAATGGCTAAAAATAGCAATGAATTAAATGAAGAACGTAAACAACAAGAAGAAGCAAATAAAAG includes:
- a CDS encoding restriction endonuclease S subunit (product_source=COG0732; cath_funfam=3.90.220.20; cog=COG0732; pfam=PF01420; superfamily=116734), whose product is MSEFGLATGGTSIESEFSEDGIYKVISIGSYSEDGIYIDQGIRAVRSDKTVNRILNKGDITMILNDKTSFGNIIGRVLLIEESGVYVYNQRTERIEVDSSNYDSQFIYTMLNAPEIRDKIIKQSQGNTQIYVNWTTIAQTDYLIPQINEQIKISKYFSNLDNLVTLHQRTSFYYMLT
- a CDS encoding integrase (product_source=COG0582; cath_funfam=1.10.443.10; cog=COG0582; pfam=PF00589; superfamily=56349) — protein: MSKEEQKNELFHEYYLRWTETYKEGAIREITMKKYMMTHKWLEKLIPNLKIYQLTRSKYQQLLNDYAKQHERQTTMDFHHQLKASILDAVDEGLIDRDPTRKAIIKGKTPKVKKPKYLNQFELQTLLNSLELENEVNWSWLIMIIAKTGMRFSEALALTPKDFDFSRQTLTINKTWNYKDNGGFMPTKNQSSVRKIQLDWQTVIQFSELIKNLPDDKPIFVKSKIYNSTVNSFLERHCKKVNIPIISIHGLRHTHASLLLFAGVSIASVARRLGHASMTTTQKTYLHIIHELENQDVDLVMRSLSVLS
- a CDS encoding restriction endonuclease S subunit (product_source=COG0732; cath_funfam=3.90.220.20; cog=COG0732; pfam=PF01420; superfamily=116734), coding for MYLYLHDDLIIITMKSCITWEQRKLGELGKTFTGLSGKRKEDFGHGDAKFVTYVNVFQNPVSSLDQLDSVEIDPKQNEVQYGDVFFTTSSETPEEVGMSSVWKYHDDNVYLNSFSFGYRPHVELELDYCASMLRSTAVRKKITFLAQGISRYNISKTKMMDIEVPVPSLEEQTKIGAFLYNVDKTITLHQRMSFFTNKTVK
- a CDS encoding hypothetical protein (product_source=Hypo-rule applied; superfamily=81558; transmembrane_helix_parts=Inside_1_12,TMhelix_13_35,Outside_36_60,TMhelix_61_83,Inside_84_84); protein product: MNNLLNNLKGIHWLFICFAVIFFIFLTRIFINLIYAFFEELVRKNLKFSFIYFYEKNKLSMQIIGVIFILIFGCLAISMLIYLI
- a CDS encoding hypothetical protein (product_source=Hypo-rule applied; pfam=PF00882; superfamily=89082); this encodes MPAFATHFFYAKKVYEESDKEVKKLIERYRSYYDLGAQGPDIFFYYKPYKRNNIAAYGSSLHNKQAKRLFEEAIKKIKEVDDQAAFVYLLGLGTHFSLDSSFHPIINKKYTEFNDHMILEAELDRRIIEQNVRFKPHKFRRNLLINARYKYGYDLQFVYPKIDSKYIDESIYQTNFYMKVLYSPNNIKGKIISLLCKTFIKGADFSNLIIKKKPNTAYDKTVDELIKKYPDAITTGVNNLKNLVDVYNGKAKMDKYFYNTFE
- a CDS encoding UMF1 family MFS transporter (product_source=KO:K06902; cath_funfam=1.20.1250.20; cog=COG2270; ko=KO:K06902; pfam=PF11700; superfamily=103473; transmembrane_helix_parts=Inside_1_8,TMhelix_9_31,Outside_32_45,TMhelix_46_68,Inside_69_80,TMhelix_81_100,Outside_101_103,TMhelix_104_123,Inside_124_143,TMhelix_144_163,Outside_164_172,TMhelix_173_195,Inside_196_229,TMhelix_230_252,Outside_253_266,TMhelix_267_289,Inside_290_295,TMhelix_296_315,Outside_316_319,TMhelix_320_342,Inside_343_353,TMhelix_354_376,Outside_377_385,TMhelix_386_405,Inside_406_412) — translated: MKLNKLEKNWVLYDVGNSAFIMLLSTIIPIYFKNIALESGIDNATSTAYWGYALAISTLIIALLGPILGSLADNKGYKKTLFAIFMLLGTISCFCLGFFSNWVIFLIVIMIIRIGFNGSLIFYDSMLTDVSTDERMDFVSSNGYAWGYIGSCIPFIGCLVLILQADTIGLSTQLATAIAFIITSLWWFFFSVPLLKSYKQKYYVEHQENIAKESFTRLWKNLKKIKNDKVILTFLIAFFIYIDGVYTIIEMATSYGKDVGITDNNLLLALLLTQIIAFPAALIVGKLTSKYSSTQIISVSILGYLGIALFAIQLDKAWEFWLLAVCVAIFQGGIQALSRSYFAQLIPKNNSNEYFGIFDIFGKGATFTGTLMMGVITQVTNSSTNGVIGIACLFVLGFILFRYHLKVKKAAV
- a CDS encoding DNA repair photolyase (product_source=COG1533; cath_funfam=3.20.20.70; cog=COG1533; pfam=PF04055; superfamily=102114) translates to MIEYVDAKTIITKVNHTGWFDYDYNMNIYRGCHHGCIYCDSRSDVYQVADFDKVKPKKDAIKIIEKELKNKRNKGVIGTGAMSDPYNKLEEELQLTRQALEIIDKHGFGVGITTKSTLILRDIDILKRIALHSPVIIKITITCANDELTKLIEPNVASSKERFLAIKKLREAGIYAGVILMPVLPYLTDSWNNINSLLMLSKAVDASFIYAAFGVSQRTGQRAYYLNKLKDISQYAYENHLKSFGNNYSCPAHNAKELYRKYELFCKENKLTYKMKDIINGYQKGYRCEQISLF
- a CDS encoding uncharacterized protein (TIGR00159 family) (product_source=TIGR00159; cath_funfam=3.40.1700.10; cog=COG1624; pfam=PF02457,PF19293; superfamily=143597; tigrfam=TIGR00159; transmembrane_helix_parts=Outside_1_14,TMhelix_15_37,Inside_38_49,TMhelix_50_72,Outside_73_275); translated protein: MSEITSKFQNLEGFFQLTISIVDILIVTLLIYAVLIIVQNNTKTMRIFKGTIIVIVIDMLAKFLHLTTLQTITQNLINWGFLVFIIIFQPEIRNFLEKIGKTSFNNHSLIALDLGDKVIDEIVSAVIDLAQNKTGALITIERDISLKDFISSGVALDSDITKELIKSIFKTTTPLHDGAIIIQGSRIACASTFFPPPTIDVIQSFGSRHRAAIGISEITDSLTIVVSEESGAIRLVEYGEVTLVSPSDFKQVFITKLTSSSNDEDNAESEVRNNG